The following proteins come from a genomic window of Edaphobacter sp. 4G125:
- a CDS encoding MFS transporter yields MAGRQGKVVTTSSEVVTPPRSLFRQWAPVASMTLLGLLSYVDRSVLAILSPTILSALHLSATQYGYAILVFSLCYMLANPIWGFWMDRAGLWMTTLFAVALWSVASGSHGLMVGFVSLCVARGVLGFGEGATFPAGLKTVSETLPPEQRSFGLGIAYSGSSLGAALTPLLITPIAIRWGWRAAFGVTAVLGLLWIALWLLLRISGWYAAPARSTILASTTTGKSRWSKNLFAAAVVYGLGAAPLAFGLYAAPLYLTRVLHLSQASLGHLLWLPPAGWEAGYLIFGRLADLRNRNNQRASRPAGIFWLLSAAGFLILLAPVAANSSVPVAATMLLFFLQMFVAGGFVVFALSDGMAVLPKEHSAFLAGFSISAWALTTGLLMPVLGHLFDHQRYNLTFWLVASLPPIGTLLWRVLASPSERQF; encoded by the coding sequence ATGGCTGGCAGGCAAGGCAAAGTAGTGACGACCTCGTCTGAGGTTGTGACACCTCCGCGATCTTTATTTCGTCAGTGGGCTCCAGTCGCGTCAATGACGCTGCTGGGCCTGCTGAGTTATGTGGATCGCAGCGTGCTCGCAATTTTGAGCCCGACGATTCTCTCGGCGCTGCATCTTTCAGCAACGCAGTACGGTTATGCGATTCTCGTCTTCAGTCTGTGTTACATGCTTGCGAATCCTATCTGGGGCTTCTGGATGGATCGCGCCGGCTTATGGATGACCACGCTGTTTGCAGTTGCCTTGTGGTCCGTAGCATCGGGAAGCCACGGCCTCATGGTAGGCTTCGTCAGCCTGTGTGTCGCGCGTGGTGTGCTCGGCTTTGGCGAAGGCGCGACTTTTCCTGCCGGGCTCAAGACCGTGAGTGAGACGCTGCCACCAGAGCAACGATCCTTCGGGCTTGGTATCGCTTACAGCGGAAGCTCTCTCGGTGCCGCGCTTACGCCATTGTTGATCACTCCGATTGCGATTCGTTGGGGCTGGCGCGCCGCCTTTGGTGTCACGGCGGTGCTCGGCCTGCTATGGATTGCGTTGTGGCTGCTGCTGCGAATCTCCGGCTGGTATGCAGCACCGGCGAGATCCACTATTCTCGCCTCAACGACGACGGGCAAATCGCGTTGGAGCAAGAATCTCTTTGCTGCTGCGGTTGTCTATGGTCTTGGAGCTGCTCCTCTGGCCTTCGGACTCTATGCAGCACCGCTTTATCTGACGCGTGTACTGCATCTGAGCCAGGCCTCTCTCGGTCATCTGTTGTGGCTGCCTCCAGCAGGATGGGAGGCAGGCTATCTTATCTTTGGCCGTCTCGCAGATCTCCGAAACCGGAACAACCAACGGGCGAGTCGTCCTGCCGGCATCTTTTGGCTACTATCGGCAGCAGGGTTCCTCATCCTGCTTGCTCCTGTTGCCGCAAACAGCTCAGTTCCCGTTGCGGCGACGATGCTTCTGTTCTTTCTACAAATGTTCGTCGCCGGAGGATTCGTGGTCTTCGCGCTCTCTGACGGCATGGCGGTGTTGCCGAAGGAGCATTCAGCTTTTCTCGCCGGTTTCAGCATTTCGGCCTGGGCCCTTACGACCGGGCTCCTGATGCCAGTTCTGGGCCACCTCTTCGACCATCAGCGCTACAACCTGACGTTCTGGCTGGTGGCGAGCCTGCCGCCGATTGGAACACTCTTGTGGCGAGTGCTGGCATCTCCTTCCGAAAGACAATTCTGA
- a CDS encoding glycoside hydrolase family 27 protein, with translation MNIGRKRTCIWVAVFLMLTPVMSKALDNGLARTPPMGWNSWNKFGCKGINEKVVRETADQMASNGMKDAGYEYVVIDDCWQTGRDAQGNIVVDAEKFPSGIKALADYIHSKGLKFGIYTDAGTMTCAKRPGSIGHEYQDARQYAAWGVDYLKEDWCNTLPGQNSESSYTLMREALKAAGRPIVFSICEWGSTKPWLWAGAIGNLWRATPDIQDCWDCKRNWGGGGLTQIFDLMDGIESYSGPGHWNDPDMLEVGNGGMTTDEYKTHFSMWAMWSAPMLAGNDIANMSSDTKEILLNKDVIAIDQDPLGQQARRVKKTADFDIWSKQLADGGRAVALVNRGKTPTKITASWTDIGYPDSLTASVRDLWTKKEEKAVRGSFSAEVPSHGVVMVRVKP, from the coding sequence ATGAATATAGGCCGTAAGCGGACCTGTATCTGGGTCGCGGTTTTTCTGATGCTGACTCCAGTGATGAGCAAAGCGCTCGACAATGGACTGGCCCGCACGCCCCCCATGGGATGGAACAGCTGGAATAAGTTTGGCTGCAAAGGCATTAACGAAAAGGTCGTGCGCGAAACAGCCGATCAGATGGCATCGAACGGCATGAAGGATGCGGGTTACGAGTACGTCGTTATCGACGACTGCTGGCAAACTGGCCGCGATGCCCAGGGCAACATTGTCGTCGATGCGGAGAAGTTTCCTTCAGGCATCAAGGCACTGGCCGACTACATCCACTCCAAAGGTCTGAAATTTGGAATCTACACGGACGCAGGCACGATGACCTGCGCCAAGCGGCCTGGAAGCATCGGCCATGAGTACCAGGACGCACGTCAATATGCCGCCTGGGGTGTCGACTATCTGAAAGAAGACTGGTGTAATACCCTGCCCGGACAGAACAGTGAGTCTTCATACACATTGATGCGCGAGGCGCTGAAGGCTGCGGGAAGACCCATCGTCTTCAGCATCTGCGAATGGGGCTCGACTAAACCCTGGCTCTGGGCCGGAGCAATCGGGAATCTTTGGCGCGCGACACCGGATATTCAGGACTGCTGGGACTGCAAACGCAATTGGGGCGGCGGCGGTCTGACTCAGATCTTCGATCTGATGGATGGGATCGAGAGCTACTCTGGCCCGGGACACTGGAACGATCCTGACATGCTCGAGGTCGGCAATGGCGGCATGACCACAGACGAGTACAAGACCCACTTCAGCATGTGGGCGATGTGGTCGGCTCCCATGCTGGCCGGAAATGATATCGCCAACATGTCCAGCGACACGAAGGAGATTCTTCTCAACAAGGATGTGATCGCCATCGATCAGGACCCGCTCGGCCAGCAGGCCCGGCGTGTGAAAAAAACAGCTGACTTTGACATCTGGTCGAAGCAGCTGGCAGATGGTGGCCGTGCAGTTGCTCTCGTCAACCGAGGCAAGACGCCGACAAAGATCACGGCCTCGTGGACCGATATCGGCTATCCGGATTCGCTCACAGCCTCAGTTCGTGACCTGTGGACGAAAAAGGAAGAGAAGGCAGTAAGGGGGTCGTTTTCCGCCGAGGTTCCAAGCCACGGTGTCGTGATGGTTCGGGTAAAGCCATAA